TGAGTTCGACGAAAACTTCAAGCCGGTGAAACACTACTATCTGGGCAATGCGGACGAGATCGCCGCAAAAGCCGCCGCAGTTGCCAACCAGGGCAAAGCGAAATAATTCTGCACAGGCAATAAAAAAAGCGTGGTCATGAGCCACGCTTTTTTTTATGTGTCGGGGTAATTAACCGCGCCGGGCGTTGATCGCTGCGGCCAGCTGGCGCAGAACCTTTTCGGTATCATCCCAGCCGATGCAGGCATCGGTCACGCTTTTGCCGTACACCAGCGGTTCACCGCCTTCCAGGTTCTGGTTACCTTCTGCCAGGTTGCTTTCGATCATCACCCCCATAATGGCCTCTTCACCACCGGCGATTTGCTGGCAGACATCCTGGGCCACATCCATCTGCTTTTTGAACTGCTTGCTGGAGTTCGCATGGCTGAAATCGATCATCACCCGGGCCGGTAACTGGGCTTTTTCCAGCCCCTGTTTAACGGCGCTGACGTGGGCGGCGCTGTAGTTCGGCTCTTTACCGCCGCGCAGGATAATATGGCAGTCTCCGTTACCGCTGGTATTCACAATAGCGGAATGGCCCCACTTGGTGACCGACAGAAAACAGTGCGCTGCACCCGCCGCGTTAATAGCGTCTATCGCCACTTTGATGGTGCCATCGGTGCCGTTTTTAAAGCCAACCGGGCAGGAGAGGCCAGACGCCAGCTCGCGATGCACCTGGGATTCCGTGGTGCGGGCGCCAATCGCCCCCCAGCTCATCAGGTCTGCCAGGTACTGAGGGGTTATCATATCGAGGAATTCACCGGCGGTCGGCAGGCCCAGATCGTTGATATCCAGCAGCAGCTTGCGGGCAATACGCAGACCATCGTTAATCTGGTAGCTGTGATCAAGGTGCGGATCGTTGATAAGCCCTTTCCAGCCCACGGTGGTGCGCGGTTTTTCAAAATAGACACGCATCACAATTTCCAGCTCCCCGGCAAGCTCCTGGCGCAGCGCCATCAGACGCGTGGCGTACTCCCGGGCGGCAACCGGATCGTGGATCGAGCACGGGCCGATAATCACCAGCAGGCGATCATCATTCCCTTTAAGAATGTTGTGAATCGCTTTACGGGCTTTAGAAACCGTCTGTGCGGCGTGCTCAGTAGCGGGGAATTTTTCTAATAATGCGACCGGAGGTAAAAGTTCGTTAATCTCTTTGATGCGTAAATCGTCGTTCTGATAATTCATGATAATCCCAGTAGCCATATATCTGTTCTTGATGCAATCCCTTCAATCTATCTCGCGGCGGGCTAAGTGTAAATGTCAATTTACACTCGAAACGGATTAATGCTAAAAATTCATAAAATTCACGATAAAATAGTGAAAAAAGAGACGTACGACACAGTTATTGATTTTTTATGCTTATAAATATTGACTAAACAACATCTGACACTGAATAAAACTTACCAGACAGTATGTTATGCCGGTGCGGCGCATTATGACCTTTTCCCGGCGCACATCCGGCGTGTTATAAATTCAGTTAATTTCCCGTTTCTTATCAGACACACAATGGCACATACACACTCTCACGAGCCGGGCGACAGCAATACCAGGCGCCTGCTGGCGGCTTTTATCATTACCGCGCTATTTATGGTTGCCGAGGTTATCGGCGGGTTATTGTCCGGCTCTCTGGCACTGCTGGCAGATGCGGGCCATATGCTCACCGATGCGGCAGCCCTGCTGATGGCGCTGGTGGCCGTGCAGTTTTCCCGGCGCCCGGCCAGCACCCGCCGGACTTTTGGCTGGCTGCGTCTGACGACCCTTGCCGCCTTTGTGAATGCCCTGGCGCTGGTGGTTATCATTGTGATTATCGTCTGGGAGGCTATTGAGCGCTTTCGCCATCCCCAGCCGGTGGCCGGGGTCGGGATGATGATTATCGCGGTGGCTGGCCTGCTGGCGAATATTGCCAGCTTCTGGTTTCTGCACCACGGCAGTGGCGAGAAAAACCTTAACGTGCGGGCAGCCGCGCTGCATGTCATGGGGGATCTGCTGGGTTCGGTGGGGGCCATTGTGGCCGCGGTAGTGATTATCACCACCGGCTGGACACCGATAGATCCTATCCTCTCGGTGCTGGTCTCCTGCCTGGTGCTGAAAAGTGCCTGGGGGCTCCTGAAAGAGAGCGTTAACGAATTACTGGAAGGCGCACCTGATGCCATCGACGTGGCGGCCCTCGCCCGGGATCTGGCCCGCGCCATTCCGGAGGTCCGCAACGTGCACCATGTGCATGTCTGGCTGGTGGGGGAAAAGCCGGTGCTGACCCTTCATGTTCAGGTGATCCCGCCCCACGATCACGATGCGCTGCTGGCGCGGATCCATGCGTTTCTGGAGCATCACTACAGCATTGCCCACGCTACCGTGCAGATGGAGTATCAGGCCTGCTGTGGCCCGGCGTGTGAGCTGAGCACCACCACGCCGGGCCATCACCATCACCACCACTAACCGCAGCAGGCGGATGCCTGACGGCGGTCAGGCATTCCCTTTTACGGCAACGCGTAACGACGCGGCGAAATCCAGCATCCGGTTTAGCGGTATCAGCGCCTTTTCACGCAGTGCATCCGCCACATGAATTTCATGGGCCGCCCCGCCCTGCTCAAGGCCCTGAGCAATGGCCTGTAACCCGTTCATTGCCATCCACGGGCAGTGGGCGCAACTGCGGCAGGTGGCGCCCTCTCCTGCGGTGGGGGCTTCCAGCAGGATTTTTTCCGGGCAGGCCTGCTGCATTTTGTAAAAAATACCCCGATCTGTTGCAACAATCAGGTGGCTGTGCGGTAGCGTTTTCGCTGCGGCAATCAGCTGGCTGGTGGAGCCCACCGCATCGGCCATATCAACCACCGCCTGGGGCGATTCCGGGTGTACCAGGATTGCCGCATCCGGGTAGAGCGCCTTCATGCGGGCCAGTGCCTGGGTTTTAAACTCGTCGTGAACAATGCACGCCCCCTGCCAGCACAGTACATCCGCGCCGGTCTGTTTGCGGACATAATTGCCCAGGTGACGATCCGGAGCCCAGAGAATTTTTTGCCCCAGACTATCGAGGTGTTCAATCAGCTCAACCGCAATACTTGATGTCACCACCCAGTCTGCCCGGGCCTTAACTGCGGCGGAGGTGTTGGCATACACCACCACGGTGCGATCCGGGTGAGCATCGCAAAAGGCGCTAAATTCCGCTTCCGGGCAGCCCAGATCCAGCGAACACTCTGCCTGCAGGGTTGGCATCAGAATAGTTTTTTCCGGGCTCAGGATCTTCGCCGTTTCCCCCATAAAGCGGACCCCTGCCACCAGCAGTGTTGACGCCGGATGGTTAGCCCCGAAACGCGCCATCTCCAGTGAGTCTGCCACGCAGCCGCCGGTCTCTTCCGCCAGCGCCTGAATTTCCGGATCGGTGTAGTAGTGGGCAACCATCACCGCATTACGCTCGCGCAGCAGCTGTTTTATCTGGTCACGGTAGTGTTGCTTTTCAGCCGGGGTCAGCGGGGCGGGTTTGGCAGGGAAAGGATAAATCGCGGCCTGGGGATCAAACATTACGCTCATGGTGCTTTCTCGTTTTGCTCGCTTAACGATAACAGCCGGATATTGCGATATACGGACGTATACCGACCGCTGTTGTTTTCTATACTAAACAAGATAGCCGATCATGAGGGAAATGTCGTCAGTTATTTCCCCTGCCGGGATGCGGGTAAGAGGAGAAAACGGGGAATGGCGGGCGTGTGGGGCTGAGGGAATGGCACATAGCAAAAAGGCGCCTTTAGGGCGCCTTTCTACATAATGGTGGGTCGTGCAGGATGACCCGGCTTGCGCCTCGCCCTACGGGCCGTCGCCTTACGGCTCCGTTGTCTCGCCAGGGCTCGACTCGACCTGCTGCAGGTTCGAACCCTGCACGGTCAGCGCATAGCAAAAAGGCGCCTTTAGGGCGCCTTTCTACATAATGGTGGGTCGTGCAGGATTCGAACCTGCGACCAATTGATTAAAAGTCAACTGCTCTACCAACTGAGCTAACGACCCACACCAGAACAACACATTGTATACTGCTTACTTCACCGGCCATCCCATCATCGAAAATGGTGGGTCGTGCAGGATTCGAACCTGCGACCAATTGATTAAAAGTCAACTGCTCTACCAACTGAGCTAACGACCCATACCGGAATAACACATTATAAACTACTTACTTCACTAACCATCACTCTCAGTCGAGAATGGTGGGTCGTGCAGGATTCGAACCTGCGACCAATTGATTAAAAGTCAACTGCTCTACCAACTGAGCTAACGACCCGAAGTGGTGGGTGATGACGGGATCGAACCGCCGACCCTCTCCTTGTAAGGGAGATGCTCTCCCAGCTGAGCTAATCACCCACTTCGTACTGCTTCAGACTATTACCGCTGACAGCTGAATCAGCAATAATATTTTGACTGGACGCTGACCGGACAACGCAATCTTTTACACCACTAACCATTTTGTCATCGAAAATGGTGGGTCGTGCAGGATTCGAACCTGCGACCAATTGATTAAAAGTCAACTGCTCTACCAACTGAGCTAACGACCCAAGTGGTGGGTGATGACGGGATCGAACCGCCGACCCTCTCCTTGTAAGGGAGATGCTCTCCCAGCTGAGCTAATCACCCACTTGGTACTGCGTTCAGAATCACTCTGCCTGAGAATGGTGGGTCGTGCAGGATTCGAACCTGCGACCAATTGATTAAAAGTCAACTGCTCTACCAACTGAGCTAACGACCCATTCTGACTCGCCACTGGCTAACTCGGTATCCTGTGGCAACGGCGGCATATATTACTGATTTAAGATGATGACGCAACAAAAATTTTCAACCAGACCGCTCAACTGTACAGGATTCACGCGGCCAGACCAGAAAGCCAGCGATATCTGATCAAGCCGCGCGCATTACTGAGCACTGAGGCGTTTTTGCGCCTGCTTTGCCGCATCGGTGCCCGGGTATTTCGCGACCACCTGCTGGTACACGGCCTGTGCTTTAGCCGTGTCGCCTTTGTCCTGCATAATCACCCCCACCTTAAGCATCGCATCGCTCGCTTTGGGTGATTTCGGGTAATTTTTCGCCACACCGGCAAAATAATACAGCGCGTCGTCTTTCTTCCCTTTGTTGTAATTCAACTGACCCAGCCAGTAATTGGCATTCGGCTGGTAGGTTGAATCCGGGTAACGCTTCACAAAGTTCTGAAACGCCGTCATAGCCTCATCCTGGCGGGACTTATCCTGCACCAGGGCAACGGCTGCATTATAGTCGGTATTGGCATCACCAGACTGAACAGGCGCACTCGCAGCACCGCTACTGCTTTGCGCAGCCCCGCTGTCGCTGCTCTGCTGGGCGGAGCCGCTCTGTGTCGCATTGCTTTGAGATGAACTGCTCAGGCTGTCCATCTGCAGCAGGATCTGCCGCTGGCGCTCCACCACCTGATTCAGCTGATACTGGCTCTCCTGGATCTGTCCACGCAGAGTATCAATATCGTTCTGGTTTTCGGTGAGTTGTTGCTGGAGCTGGGTTAAAAGTTGACTGTGAGCGTTAGAAATACGCTCGAGTTGCGTGACCCGGTCTTCAACCGAGCCAGAGCCTACATCACTGATTGGCGCCTGGGCATTAGCGGCCCAGGGGGCCGCTACGCCAACCAGTAACGACAGACTCAACAGGTGAGGTCTGAAGTTACTGATCATGTCATTCTCTTAGTAAACCAGTACGGCACGACGGTTTTTAGCATAGGCTGCTTCGTCATGACCCAGCACTGCTGGTTTTTCTTTACCGTAAGAAACAATGGAGATCTGGTCAGCAGAAACGCCTTTGCCCTGCAGGTACATTTTCACTGCGTTGGCGCGACGCTCGCCCAGCGCGATGTTGTATTCCGGCGTACCGCGTTCGTCCGCATGACCTTCGATGGTCACTTTGTAAGACGGGTTGCTGCGCAGGAAGCTGGAATGCGCATCCAGCATGGACGCAAATTCAGAGCTGATATCGTATTTATCCAGGCCGAAATATACGATGTTGTTCTGTTGCAGCTGCTGCATCTGCAGACGCGCCTGCTCTTCAGAAGACAGGTTGCTGCCGTTAGCACCGCTGTTAGC
This Shimwellia blattae DSM 4481 = NBRC 105725 DNA region includes the following protein-coding sequences:
- the aroG gene encoding 3-deoxy-7-phosphoheptulonate synthase AroG, encoding MNYQNDDLRIKEINELLPPVALLEKFPATEHAAQTVSKARKAIHNILKGNDDRLLVIIGPCSIHDPVAAREYATRLMALRQELAGELEIVMRVYFEKPRTTVGWKGLINDPHLDHSYQINDGLRIARKLLLDINDLGLPTAGEFLDMITPQYLADLMSWGAIGARTTESQVHRELASGLSCPVGFKNGTDGTIKVAIDAINAAGAAHCFLSVTKWGHSAIVNTSGNGDCHIILRGGKEPNYSAAHVSAVKQGLEKAQLPARVMIDFSHANSSKQFKKQMDVAQDVCQQIAGGEEAIMGVMIESNLAEGNQNLEGGEPLVYGKSVTDACIGWDDTEKVLRQLAAAINARRG
- the cpoB gene encoding cell division protein CpoB yields the protein MISNFRPHLLSLSLLVGVAAPWAANAQAPISDVGSGSVEDRVTQLERISNAHSQLLTQLQQQLTENQNDIDTLRGQIQESQYQLNQVVERQRQILLQMDSLSSSSQSNATQSGSAQQSSDSGAAQSSSGAASAPVQSGDANTDYNAAVALVQDKSRQDEAMTAFQNFVKRYPDSTYQPNANYWLGQLNYNKGKKDDALYYFAGVAKNYPKSPKASDAMLKVGVIMQDKGDTAKAQAVYQQVVAKYPGTDAAKQAQKRLSAQ
- the nadA gene encoding quinolinate synthase NadA — encoded protein: MSVMFDPQAAIYPFPAKPAPLTPAEKQHYRDQIKQLLRERNAVMVAHYYTDPEIQALAEETGGCVADSLEMARFGANHPASTLLVAGVRFMGETAKILSPEKTILMPTLQAECSLDLGCPEAEFSAFCDAHPDRTVVVYANTSAAVKARADWVVTSSIAVELIEHLDSLGQKILWAPDRHLGNYVRKQTGADVLCWQGACIVHDEFKTQALARMKALYPDAAILVHPESPQAVVDMADAVGSTSQLIAAAKTLPHSHLIVATDRGIFYKMQQACPEKILLEAPTAGEGATCRSCAHCPWMAMNGLQAIAQGLEQGGAAHEIHVADALREKALIPLNRMLDFAASLRVAVKGNA
- the pal gene encoding peptidoglycan-associated lipoprotein Pal, with the translated sequence MQLNKVLKGLMLALPVMAIAACSSNKNASNDQSGEGMLGAGTGMDANSGANGSNLSSEEQARLQMQQLQQNNIVYFGLDKYDISSEFASMLDAHSSFLRSNPSYKVTIEGHADERGTPEYNIALGERRANAVKMYLQGKGVSADQISIVSYGKEKPAVLGHDEAAYAKNRRAVLVY
- the zitB gene encoding CDF family zinc transporter ZitB, whose translation is MAHTHSHEPGDSNTRRLLAAFIITALFMVAEVIGGLLSGSLALLADAGHMLTDAAALLMALVAVQFSRRPASTRRTFGWLRLTTLAAFVNALALVVIIVIIVWEAIERFRHPQPVAGVGMMIIAVAGLLANIASFWFLHHGSGEKNLNVRAAALHVMGDLLGSVGAIVAAVVIITTGWTPIDPILSVLVSCLVLKSAWGLLKESVNELLEGAPDAIDVAALARDLARAIPEVRNVHHVHVWLVGEKPVLTLHVQVIPPHDHDALLARIHAFLEHHYSIAHATVQMEYQACCGPACELSTTTPGHHHHHH